A stretch of the Sandaracinaceae bacterium genome encodes the following:
- a CDS encoding pyruvate, water dikinase, which translates to MAERAVGAPLDLEWAVDHDHRVVFLQARPITHLAADPRALDIIQRPSDFYTKCNIGEMMPGAITPLTRSLTARGIDVSMQRMYVQCGALERVAPEFRYVAVFSGHMFLNLSEVLHISTQVAGSTPEQACLAICGQRVPDAEAALPRPAGPLVQYRNLVRYGSFILGAGKRVPKMRAQVDELGTVAESVRFANSARAAWRQIDGALPVWWDIFTHHLACSSPAGAMAPILLRVTAKNEPPTAEDIARVAELLSGATNVESADIAAGVDRIVDALAKHPHVSARFTDAEPEVALAWLRSTDAGRAHELFEAYLLRHGHRTVRELELHQRDWADDPLPLLRSMKSALRGRTAGTQPGKRAHTTGEPLTRGLRLLVARAHDAVRLRETTKSLLVKAGQHLKHAYRALGTAMHAEGLLPDADAVFFLTHEELPACLAGDTQLATLAVARRKTYAYQMDLIFEEIFVGRPEPVRPVFDAGDGVVIGKPVSVGIARGKARVVRTLEEASAVEAGEILIAPITDVGWTPYFGLLGGLATDVGSAVSHGAVVAREYGVPCIVGTQHGTSMFRTGDRVELDGSTGRLRLLGPDE; encoded by the coding sequence ATGGCCGAGCGCGCCGTGGGGGCGCCGCTCGACCTCGAGTGGGCCGTGGACCACGACCACCGCGTGGTGTTCCTGCAGGCGCGCCCCATCACGCACCTGGCGGCGGACCCGCGCGCGCTCGACATCATTCAGCGGCCCAGCGACTTCTACACCAAGTGCAACATCGGCGAGATGATGCCGGGCGCCATCACGCCGCTCACGCGCTCGCTGACCGCGCGCGGCATCGACGTGTCCATGCAGCGCATGTACGTGCAGTGCGGTGCGCTCGAGCGGGTGGCGCCCGAGTTCCGCTACGTGGCGGTGTTCAGCGGGCACATGTTCCTGAACCTCAGCGAGGTGCTGCACATCAGCACGCAGGTCGCCGGCTCCACGCCCGAGCAGGCGTGCCTGGCCATCTGTGGGCAGCGCGTGCCGGACGCGGAGGCCGCCCTGCCCCGGCCGGCCGGGCCGCTGGTCCAGTACCGCAACCTGGTGCGCTATGGCTCGTTCATCCTTGGCGCCGGTAAGCGCGTGCCCAAAATGCGCGCCCAGGTGGACGAGCTCGGCACCGTGGCCGAGAGCGTGCGCTTTGCCAACTCCGCGCGCGCCGCGTGGCGGCAGATCGACGGCGCCCTGCCCGTGTGGTGGGACATCTTCACGCACCACTTGGCGTGCTCGTCACCGGCCGGCGCCATGGCGCCCATCCTGCTGCGCGTCACCGCCAAGAACGAGCCCCCCACCGCCGAGGACATCGCGCGCGTGGCCGAGCTGCTGAGCGGCGCCACCAACGTGGAGAGCGCCGACATCGCCGCCGGGGTGGACCGCATCGTGGACGCGCTGGCCAAGCACCCCCACGTGAGCGCGCGCTTCACCGACGCGGAGCCGGAGGTCGCGCTGGCGTGGCTGCGCAGCACCGACGCGGGCCGCGCCCACGAGCTGTTCGAGGCCTACCTCCTGCGCCACGGGCACCGCACGGTGCGCGAGCTGGAGCTGCACCAGCGCGACTGGGCCGACGACCCGTTGCCGCTGCTGCGCTCCATGAAGAGCGCCCTGCGCGGTCGCACCGCCGGCACACAGCCGGGGAAGCGCGCGCACACCACGGGCGAGCCGCTGACCCGTGGCCTCAGGCTGCTGGTGGCGCGCGCCCACGACGCCGTGCGCCTCCGTGAGACCACCAAGTCCTTGCTGGTGAAGGCCGGGCAGCACCTCAAGCACGCCTACCGCGCGCTCGGCACCGCCATGCACGCCGAGGGCCTCTTGCCCGACGCCGACGCGGTCTTCTTCCTCACGCACGAAGAGCTGCCCGCGTGCCTCGCCGGTGACACGCAGCTCGCCACGCTCGCGGTGGCCCGCCGCAAGACCTACGCCTACCAGATGGACCTGATCTTCGAGGAGATCTTCGTGGGCCGCCCCGAGCCCGTGCGCCCCGTGTTCGACGCTGGCGACGGCGTGGTCATCGGCAAGCCCGTCAGCGTGGGCATCGCCCGCGGCAAAGCGCGCGTGGTGCGCACCCTCGAAGAGGCGAGCGCCGTCGAGGCCGGCGAGATCCTGATCGCGCCGATCACGGACGTGGGCTGGACGCCCTACTTCGGGCTGCTCGGTGGTCTCGCCACCGACGTGGGCAGCGCCGTGTCGCACGGCGCCGTGGTGGCCCGCGAGTACGGCGTGCCGTGCATCGTGGGCACGCAGCACGGGACCAGCATGTTCCGCACAGGCGACCGCGTGGAGCTGGACGGAAGCACGGGCCGGCTGCGGCTGCTGGGGCCGGACGAGTAG
- a CDS encoding serine/threonine protein kinase produces the protein MIATPSVADAVVIDGRYRIEAELGRGGMGVVHRGTQLSLDRPVAIKRLLHSIDDDGTSVERFRRESLAASRLAHPGIVGVLDAGVFEGAPYLVMELVDGEALDDHIAGKGFLPVAAALGIAAQIGDALASAHDAGILHRDVKPANVILARDGRARLLDFGLATLASDRDTRLTRYGVLVGTPDYLAPEIARGAAPDPRGDVYALGATLYEMLTGKVPFERATPMATVLAHLSDELVLPSRLVPGIDDPVDALVAELMARDPAERPRDARRAVERIGATLSRARRLTERDLDAVLIAALAGD, from the coding sequence GTGATCGCGACCCCCAGCGTCGCGGATGCCGTCGTCATCGATGGGCGCTATCGCATCGAAGCGGAGCTCGGGCGCGGCGGAATGGGCGTCGTACACCGCGGCACACAGCTGTCGCTCGATCGGCCCGTCGCCATCAAGCGACTCCTGCACAGCATCGACGACGACGGAACGTCCGTGGAGCGCTTCCGGCGCGAGTCACTGGCCGCGAGTCGCCTCGCCCACCCGGGAATCGTGGGCGTGCTGGACGCAGGCGTCTTCGAGGGCGCGCCGTACCTCGTCATGGAGCTCGTCGACGGCGAGGCACTCGACGATCACATTGCCGGCAAGGGGTTCTTGCCCGTGGCCGCCGCACTGGGGATCGCGGCTCAGATCGGAGACGCGCTCGCGAGCGCGCACGACGCGGGGATCCTGCATCGGGACGTGAAGCCCGCGAACGTCATCCTCGCGCGGGACGGGCGCGCGCGGCTCCTCGACTTCGGCCTCGCGACCCTGGCCTCGGACCGCGACACGCGCCTCACCCGCTACGGCGTGCTGGTCGGTACGCCAGACTACCTAGCCCCCGAGATCGCGCGCGGCGCGGCTCCGGATCCCCGCGGCGACGTGTACGCGCTCGGCGCCACGCTGTACGAGATGCTCACCGGCAAGGTGCCGTTCGAACGCGCGACGCCGATGGCCACCGTGCTGGCGCATCTCTCGGACGAGCTCGTCCTCCCCTCGCGCCTCGTTCCGGGGATCGACGACCCCGTCGATGCGTTGGTCGCCGAGCTCATGGCCCGCGACCCCGCCGAACGCCCCCGTGACGCTCGACGCGCCGTCGAGCGGATTGGCGCGACGCTCTCGCGCGCACGCCGCCTGACCGAACGTGACCTCGACGCCGTGCTCATCGCGGCGCTCGCAGGAGATTGA
- a CDS encoding pyridoxamine 5'-phosphate oxidase family protein, which produces MPQPLPIPSDVAFTDSVKSIQAKRGSRAGYARMERAGGWATRITDDVAEFIGMQTSFFLATSNAANQPYIQHRGGPAGFLRVLGDTTLAFADYRGNKQYITTGNLAENPKVHLFLIDYQHQQRVKIWGEARVVDDDPALLASLMPVGYDARPEQVVIIDVTAWDANCPQHIPQRFEAEVVAALVASKNARIAALEEELRTLRGGSGTP; this is translated from the coding sequence ATGCCACAGCCCTTGCCCATCCCGAGTGACGTCGCGTTCACGGACAGCGTGAAGTCCATCCAAGCGAAGAGAGGCTCGCGTGCAGGCTATGCACGCATGGAGCGCGCCGGAGGCTGGGCGACCCGGATCACCGACGACGTCGCCGAGTTCATCGGCATGCAGACGAGCTTCTTCCTCGCGACGTCCAACGCGGCGAATCAGCCCTACATCCAGCATCGCGGTGGCCCCGCGGGGTTCCTCCGCGTGCTCGGCGACACGACGCTCGCCTTTGCCGACTACCGTGGGAACAAGCAGTACATCACCACCGGGAACCTCGCCGAGAACCCGAAGGTCCACCTGTTCCTCATCGACTACCAGCACCAGCAGCGCGTGAAGATCTGGGGTGAAGCGCGCGTCGTGGACGACGACCCCGCCCTGCTCGCCTCGCTCATGCCAGTGGGGTACGACGCGCGCCCCGAGCAGGTGGTCATCATCGACGTCACCGCCTGGGACGCGAACTGCCCACAGCACATCCCGCAGCGCTTCGAAGCCGAGGTCGTCGCCGCGCTCGTCGCATCGAAGAACGCCCGGATCGCCGCGCTCGAAGAGGAGCTCCGTACGCTGCGGGGCGGGAGCGGGACGCCGTGA
- a CDS encoding carboxymuconolactone decarboxylase family protein — MTRIHTPESIESSPEASRPLLEAVKKQIGSVPNLFRVVGNSPAALEGYLGLNGALGKGALDAKTRERVALAVAQVNGCDYCLAAHTYVGKNVAKLDDAEIAKNRAGSSSDPKADAAVRFAVRVVSQRGHVGDDEVRSVREAGYSEAEIVELVLHVALNTLTNYVNSVATTVVDFPATSPARAA, encoded by the coding sequence ATGACCCGCATCCACACCCCCGAATCGATCGAGTCTTCGCCCGAAGCGTCCCGCCCACTGCTCGAAGCGGTGAAGAAGCAGATCGGATCCGTCCCGAACCTGTTCCGCGTCGTCGGCAACAGCCCCGCCGCGCTCGAGGGCTACCTCGGCCTGAACGGCGCGCTCGGCAAGGGCGCGCTCGATGCCAAGACCCGTGAGCGCGTGGCGCTCGCCGTGGCCCAAGTGAACGGCTGCGACTACTGCCTCGCCGCGCACACCTACGTCGGGAAGAACGTCGCCAAGCTCGACGACGCCGAGATCGCGAAGAATCGTGCGGGCAGCTCGAGCGACCCGAAGGCCGATGCCGCGGTGCGCTTTGCGGTGCGCGTGGTGAGCCAGCGGGGCCACGTCGGCGACGACGAAGTCCGCTCCGTTCGCGAGGCGGGCTACAGCGAGGCCGAGATCGTGGAGCTCGTCCTCCACGTCGCGCTCAACACGCTGACCAACTACGTCAACAGCGTCGCGACCACGGTCGTCGACTTCCCCGCGACGAGCCCCGCACGCGCGGCCTGA
- a CDS encoding efflux transporter outer membrane subunit translates to MGCVPALPQGPARAPHTEVPDAFGGALDTSNSALVDWHEFFQDPQLVALIEVALENNQELNIMVQEMLVTESEIMARRGEYLPRLGIGGGAGIERVGSHSSQGASDEHVGVRRDLQDYQVGLFASWEVDVWRRLRNLRDAAVHRYLASVEGRNFMITRLVAEIANLYYELLALDAQQEVIVNSIALQESALELVRFQLQSARVTMLAVTRFEAQLRGFQAVQFEIAQAIVERENRLNFLMGRFPQPIPRNSADFLTREPMAVYAGLPTELLENRPDVRQAELQLEAASLDVQSARARFYPALRLDGGVGLRSFNIRQLISPGSIVYGVFANILAPLFNRNDITAQYYASNARQMQAVLVYEQAILGAFVEVMTSLSRINNLHSMFELKEQQVARLTESVEISNSLFNSARADYLEVLTTRRDALEAQIELIEIRRLQLSASVEMYRALGGGWRPTPGSTEETADTTAAGEE, encoded by the coding sequence ATGGGCTGCGTCCCCGCGCTCCCTCAGGGTCCAGCCCGCGCGCCGCACACGGAGGTCCCCGACGCCTTCGGGGGTGCCCTCGACACCAGCAACTCGGCGCTAGTCGACTGGCACGAGTTCTTCCAGGACCCGCAGCTGGTGGCGCTCATCGAGGTCGCGCTCGAGAACAACCAAGAGCTGAACATCATGGTTCAGGAGATGCTCGTCACCGAGAGCGAGATCATGGCGCGCCGTGGCGAGTACCTCCCGCGTCTCGGCATCGGTGGCGGCGCTGGCATCGAGCGCGTTGGCTCCCACAGCAGCCAGGGCGCTAGCGACGAGCACGTGGGAGTGCGCAGGGACCTACAAGACTACCAAGTGGGGCTCTTCGCCTCCTGGGAGGTCGATGTGTGGCGCCGGCTACGCAACCTGCGCGACGCGGCCGTGCACCGCTACCTCGCCAGCGTCGAGGGACGAAACTTCATGATCACGCGCCTCGTCGCGGAGATCGCCAACCTCTACTACGAGTTGCTCGCGCTGGACGCGCAGCAAGAGGTCATCGTCAACAGCATCGCGCTGCAAGAGAGCGCGCTCGAGTTGGTGCGGTTTCAGCTGCAGTCCGCGCGCGTGACGATGCTGGCCGTGACCCGCTTCGAGGCGCAGCTGCGGGGCTTCCAGGCCGTCCAGTTCGAGATCGCCCAGGCGATCGTGGAGCGCGAGAACCGGCTCAACTTCCTGATGGGGCGCTTCCCGCAGCCCATCCCGCGCAACTCGGCCGACTTCCTCACGCGCGAGCCCATGGCGGTCTACGCAGGGCTTCCGACGGAGCTGCTGGAGAACCGCCCCGACGTGCGGCAGGCGGAGCTCCAGCTCGAAGCAGCGTCGCTGGACGTCCAGAGTGCACGCGCGCGCTTCTACCCGGCGCTGCGCCTGGACGGCGGCGTGGGCCTGCGCTCCTTCAACATCCGACAGCTCATCTCGCCGGGCTCCATCGTCTACGGCGTGTTCGCCAACATCCTCGCGCCGCTCTTCAACCGGAACGACATCACAGCGCAGTACTACGCGTCGAACGCGAGGCAGATGCAGGCGGTGCTGGTCTACGAGCAGGCCATCCTCGGCGCGTTCGTGGAGGTCATGACCTCGCTCAGCCGCATCAACAACCTGCACAGCATGTTCGAGCTGAAGGAGCAGCAGGTGGCGCGGCTGACCGAGTCGGTCGAGATCTCCAACAGCTTGTTCAACTCGGCGCGCGCCGACTACCTCGAGGTGCTGACGACGCGCCGCGACGCCCTCGAGGCGCAGATCGAGCTGATCGAAATTCGCAGGCTGCAGCTCAGCGCCAGCGTGGAGATGTACCGCGCGCTGGGAGGCGGCTGGAGACCCACACCAGGTTCCACCGAAGAGACCGCGGATACCACCGCCGCAGGAGAAGAATGA
- a CDS encoding efflux RND transporter periplasmic adaptor subunit, translating into MSRQTRPAPRALFLSFLSIACVACGSGHAEGHHEEAHHPIVLTSPAVMDFPTSEEYVAQIHARRHVEIRALDEGYLRAIPVQEGQAVTAGQVMFRLLPVVYRARLDGHRAELNLAEIRLRNARQLFEQHVVSDQELAMAEAERDRARAENDLADAEFRFTNIIAPFDGIMDRQYVQEGSLVEAGDMLTTVSDNSMMWVYFNVPEADYLHFRAIPEATDPANPQSLRIPEVRIELRLANGELFDQTAAETLTIESTFDNATGNIQFRADFANPTGLLRHGQTGTLVINETLHDVLVIPQRAVFDILDKQYVFVVDSDGVVHQREIAVSEESDDVFVIGQGLAASDRIVLEGVRQVHDGERIESPQFRDSDEALSHLKQHAE; encoded by the coding sequence ATGTCTAGGCAAACACGGCCGGCGCCGCGAGCACTGTTTCTGTCCTTCCTCTCGATCGCTTGCGTCGCATGCGGGTCGGGCCACGCGGAGGGCCACCACGAAGAAGCGCATCACCCCATCGTGCTGACCAGCCCGGCGGTGATGGACTTCCCCACGAGCGAGGAATACGTCGCCCAGATCCACGCGCGCCGTCACGTCGAAATCCGCGCCTTGGATGAAGGCTACCTGCGCGCCATCCCGGTCCAAGAAGGTCAGGCGGTGACGGCAGGCCAGGTGATGTTCAGGCTCCTTCCGGTGGTCTACCGGGCACGCTTGGATGGCCACCGGGCCGAGCTCAACCTCGCAGAGATTCGTCTGCGAAACGCTCGGCAGTTGTTCGAGCAGCATGTTGTCTCCGACCAGGAACTGGCGATGGCGGAGGCCGAGCGAGACCGGGCGCGGGCCGAGAACGACCTGGCCGACGCCGAGTTTCGCTTCACCAACATCATCGCGCCGTTCGACGGAATCATGGACCGACAGTACGTCCAGGAGGGGAGCTTGGTGGAGGCGGGGGACATGCTCACCACGGTCTCCGACAACAGCATGATGTGGGTGTACTTCAACGTGCCCGAGGCCGACTACCTCCACTTCCGGGCCATCCCGGAGGCGACCGATCCCGCGAATCCACAGTCGCTCCGGATCCCCGAGGTGCGGATCGAGCTCCGCCTCGCGAATGGCGAATTGTTCGATCAGACGGCTGCCGAGACCCTCACCATCGAGTCCACGTTCGACAACGCGACCGGCAACATCCAGTTCAGGGCCGACTTCGCGAACCCGACCGGCCTCCTACGGCACGGACAGACCGGCACGCTGGTGATCAACGAGACGCTGCACGACGTGCTGGTCATCCCACAGCGCGCCGTGTTCGACATCCTCGACAAGCAGTACGTCTTCGTCGTGGACTCGGATGGCGTCGTTCATCAGCGCGAGATCGCCGTCTCCGAAGAGTCGGACGACGTCTTCGTCATTGGCCAAGGGCTCGCGGCCAGCGACCGCATCGTCCTCGAAGGGGTGCGCCAAGTGCATGACGGTGAGCGTATCGAGAGCCCGCAGTTCCGCGACTCGGACGAAGCCCTTTCCCACTTGAAACAACACGCCGAATAG
- a CDS encoding efflux RND transporter permease subunit → MFTKILKRPGLAIVLSIVIVFLGGLGMASLPIAQFPDVAPPTVYVSIAYPGASANVLTDSVLVPLEQSINGVQDMRYMVSSATSAGEATIAIFFEPGTDPNINVVNVQNRVNIMLSRLPPLVVREGILVSQVVPSMLMYLNIFSTDPNANQTDLFNYANVYIMPVLKRIQGMGIPRNLGNRSFAMRIWLNPERMRAYDISVEDVMEAIAEQSIIGSPGRLGQATGMVSQSREYVLTYVGRYNEPEQYGNIILRARPNGEILRLRDICVRPTTSEPITTQVGDDHGDDDEPAAGADATEAHAAAPGQVTHEHEGVELGSEFFDIYSDVDGHPTASIVLKQAPGSNAAEIIEEVKATLDELRESFPPGMDYEIAYDVSRFVDASIEQVLHTLLEAFLLVSLVVFMFLGDVRSTLIPTLAVPVSLIGSFFVLQLMGFSINLITLFAMVLAIGVVVDDAIVVVEAVHAKMAEKHLSPYRATWEVLHEISGAIIAITLVMTAVFVPVCFVPGPVGVFYRQFGVTMASTIVLSGVVALTLTPVLCAMILKPHEHSPEGHGEHGDHAKPGLRDQIRALSRRDILVFVLLGAPAMLGITYLAHMLWGPIGFLLLLVPFVQGPFSRGIDKVTNFYALRLLKPVVARRLVTAGVIGLFVCGIVSESALLPSGFIPGEDQGIIYAVLQTPPGSTLEYTNEKSQELERIAHQVEGIASVTSVAGYEILTEGRGSNAGTLIINLEDWSERSMTASEIIEELEERTREMTDIKLEFFEPPAIPGFGAAGGIAMRVLDETQSSTPDYERLGTVTNEFMEALHDRPEVGSVFTFYASDYPQYELIIDNDVAMQKGVSIEAALNNLNILIGSTYEQGFVRFNQFYKVYVQAWPEFRRMPDDLDDLFVRNEEGEMVPYSSFMRIERRQGLNEITRYNLYPSAAIQLVPAAGYSTGQAIEAVREVAEVTLPRGYDVGWEGLAWDESRQGNAALYIFMVVVTFVYLVLVAQYESFLIPLAVIFSLPVGIFGSFFLLQAVGLANDVWAQLGMIMLVGLLGKNAILIVEFAVQRRHEGASIEDAAIEAGKLRFRPIQMTSFAFIAGLVPLVVSHGAGAIGNRTIGVAGVGGMLLGTVVGVIVIPGLYYLFARISDGRKLLRDEVDTPLSEPSEDTPFTFEDAIDEDPVVELSPEVVMEEAVPVAPVEEPSPPAPVVEPVPVEVDGTEEA, encoded by the coding sequence ATGTTCACGAAAATTCTCAAGCGTCCAGGCTTGGCGATTGTCCTCTCGATCGTCATCGTCTTTCTCGGCGGTCTCGGCATGGCGAGCCTCCCGATCGCCCAGTTTCCGGACGTGGCTCCGCCGACGGTCTACGTGTCCATCGCGTATCCGGGTGCCAGCGCCAACGTTCTGACCGACTCGGTGCTCGTGCCGCTCGAGCAGTCGATCAACGGCGTGCAGGACATGCGCTACATGGTCTCGAGCGCCACGAGCGCCGGTGAGGCCACGATCGCGATCTTCTTCGAGCCGGGGACGGATCCGAACATCAACGTCGTGAACGTGCAGAACCGAGTCAACATCATGTTGAGTCGCTTACCGCCGCTCGTGGTGCGCGAGGGCATCCTGGTCAGTCAGGTGGTGCCCAGCATGCTGATGTACCTGAACATCTTCAGCACGGACCCGAACGCGAATCAGACGGACCTCTTCAACTACGCCAACGTCTACATCATGCCCGTCTTGAAGCGCATTCAGGGCATGGGAATTCCGCGAAACCTGGGTAACCGGAGCTTCGCGATGCGCATCTGGCTGAACCCAGAGCGCATGCGTGCGTACGATATCTCCGTGGAGGACGTCATGGAGGCCATCGCGGAGCAGAGCATCATCGGCTCCCCGGGTCGGCTCGGTCAGGCCACTGGCATGGTGTCGCAGTCGCGCGAGTACGTTCTCACGTACGTCGGTCGCTACAACGAGCCGGAGCAGTACGGCAACATCATCCTCCGGGCCAGGCCCAACGGCGAGATCCTGCGGCTCCGCGACATCTGCGTCAGGCCCACGACCTCGGAACCCATCACCACACAGGTTGGGGACGACCATGGTGATGACGACGAGCCCGCTGCGGGCGCCGATGCCACCGAGGCCCATGCGGCCGCGCCGGGGCAGGTGACGCATGAGCACGAGGGGGTCGAGCTCGGCTCGGAGTTCTTTGACATCTATTCGGACGTCGATGGTCACCCAACGGCGTCCATCGTCCTCAAGCAGGCGCCCGGATCCAACGCGGCCGAGATCATCGAAGAGGTCAAGGCGACCCTCGACGAACTGCGCGAGTCGTTCCCGCCCGGCATGGACTACGAGATCGCGTACGACGTCTCCCGCTTCGTGGACGCGTCCATCGAGCAGGTGCTCCATACCTTGCTCGAGGCGTTCCTGCTGGTGTCGCTCGTGGTCTTCATGTTCCTCGGCGACGTCCGCTCCACGCTCATCCCCACGCTCGCCGTGCCGGTGTCGCTGATCGGCAGCTTCTTCGTGCTGCAGCTGATGGGCTTCTCCATCAACCTGATCACGCTCTTCGCCATGGTCTTGGCCATCGGCGTCGTCGTCGACGACGCCATCGTGGTGGTCGAGGCGGTGCACGCCAAGATGGCCGAGAAGCACCTGTCACCCTACCGTGCGACGTGGGAGGTGCTCCACGAGATCAGCGGCGCCATCATCGCCATCACCTTGGTGATGACCGCCGTGTTCGTCCCGGTCTGCTTCGTTCCGGGGCCCGTCGGCGTCTTCTACCGACAGTTCGGCGTCACCATGGCGTCGACGATCGTCCTCTCCGGCGTCGTCGCGCTGACGCTCACGCCGGTGCTCTGCGCGATGATCCTGAAGCCCCACGAGCACTCCCCCGAGGGGCATGGAGAGCACGGAGACCACGCGAAGCCAGGCCTGCGAGACCAGATTCGGGCGCTGAGCCGTCGGGACATCTTGGTGTTCGTTCTCCTCGGGGCCCCTGCGATGCTCGGCATCACGTACCTGGCTCACATGCTGTGGGGGCCGATTGGGTTCCTGCTGCTCCTCGTCCCGTTCGTGCAGGGCCCTTTCAGCCGCGGCATCGACAAGGTCACGAACTTCTATGCGCTCCGCCTGCTCAAGCCCGTCGTCGCGCGCCGTCTGGTGACTGCAGGCGTCATCGGGTTGTTCGTCTGCGGCATCGTGAGCGAGAGCGCCCTCCTGCCCAGCGGTTTCATCCCTGGCGAAGACCAGGGCATCATCTACGCGGTGCTCCAGACACCCCCAGGCTCGACGCTGGAGTACACCAACGAGAAGTCGCAAGAGCTGGAGCGCATCGCGCACCAGGTCGAGGGCATCGCCTCGGTCACCTCCGTGGCCGGCTACGAGATCCTGACGGAGGGTCGCGGCTCCAATGCCGGGACTTTGATCATCAATTTGGAGGACTGGTCCGAGCGCTCGATGACGGCGAGCGAGATCATCGAAGAGCTGGAGGAGAGGACTCGCGAGATGACGGACATCAAGCTCGAGTTTTTCGAGCCGCCCGCCATCCCAGGCTTCGGCGCGGCGGGCGGTATCGCCATGCGCGTGCTCGACGAAACGCAGTCGAGCACGCCGGACTACGAGCGCCTCGGGACCGTCACCAACGAGTTCATGGAGGCCCTGCACGATCGCCCTGAAGTCGGCAGCGTGTTCACGTTCTACGCCTCCGACTACCCGCAGTACGAGCTGATCATCGACAACGACGTGGCCATGCAGAAGGGCGTGTCGATCGAGGCGGCCCTGAACAACCTCAACATCCTCATCGGCAGCACCTACGAGCAGGGCTTCGTTCGATTCAACCAGTTCTACAAGGTCTACGTTCAAGCGTGGCCCGAGTTCCGGCGGATGCCCGACGACCTGGATGACCTCTTCGTGCGGAACGAAGAGGGGGAGATGGTGCCGTACTCGTCGTTCATGCGCATCGAGAGGCGCCAGGGCCTCAACGAGATCACCCGCTACAACCTATACCCGTCGGCCGCCATCCAGCTGGTTCCAGCGGCGGGCTACTCGACGGGGCAGGCCATCGAGGCAGTGCGTGAGGTCGCCGAGGTGACGCTGCCGCGCGGGTACGACGTCGGCTGGGAGGGCCTCGCGTGGGACGAGTCGAGGCAAGGGAACGCGGCGCTCTACATCTTCATGGTCGTCGTCACGTTCGTGTACCTGGTGCTCGTGGCGCAGTACGAGAGCTTCCTCATTCCGCTGGCCGTCATCTTCTCGCTGCCGGTCGGAATCTTCGGTTCGTTCTTCTTGCTGCAAGCCGTCGGGCTCGCCAACGACGTGTGGGCCCAGCTCGGAATGATCATGCTCGTCGGTCTACTCGGGAAGAACGCGATCCTGATCGTGGAGTTCGCCGTGCAGCGAAGACACGAGGGCGCGTCGATCGAGGACGCCGCCATCGAAGCCGGAAAGCTCCGCTTCAGGCCCATCCAGATGACGTCGTTCGCCTTCATCGCGGGCCTCGTCCCGCTGGTGGTCTCGCACGGCGCCGGCGCCATCGGAAACCGGACCATCGGCGTCGCGGGGGTTGGCGGGATGCTCTTGGGCACGGTGGTCGGCGTGATCGTCATCCCCGGCCTCTACTACCTGTTCGCGCGGATCTCCGACGGGAGGAAGCTGCTGCGCGACGAGGTGGACACGCCGCTCAGCGAGCCGTCCGAAGACACTCCCTTCACCTTCGAAGACGCCATCGACGAGGATCCCGTCGTCGAACTCTCGCCGGAGGTCGTGATGGAGGAGGCGGTGCCGGTCGCACCAGTGGAGGAGCCGTCGCCGCCAGCGCCCGTGGTGGAGCCGGTGCCGGTAGAGGTTGACGGAACCGAGGAGGCGTAG
- a CDS encoding TlpA family protein disulfide reductase, giving the protein MTRRALSLPFALLVLSCGGEPAADAPPPSRFESVTTAQGDIDAVLRDVCDVAHAPDNAPAWSWPNATELPAPNPDKWTWVNVWATWCRPCLEEMPVLQRSLADGPVALRFLSADTTDEAVTTFRSAHSFTAASPRLTDPTELPRVLAAAGYQGAGSLPVHVLVDPGGHVRCVRAGLVEARHVERILGALGGQVAPTIR; this is encoded by the coding sequence ATGACCCGCCGCGCCCTCTCCCTGCCCTTTGCGCTCTTGGTGCTGAGCTGCGGTGGTGAGCCCGCCGCCGATGCCCCGCCCCCCTCGCGCTTCGAGTCCGTGACCACCGCGCAGGGCGACATCGACGCCGTGCTGCGCGACGTGTGCGACGTGGCGCATGCCCCGGACAACGCGCCCGCTTGGTCGTGGCCCAACGCCACCGAGCTGCCCGCCCCGAACCCGGACAAGTGGACCTGGGTCAACGTGTGGGCCACCTGGTGCCGGCCGTGCCTGGAAGAGATGCCCGTGCTGCAGCGCTCGCTCGCCGACGGTCCGGTCGCGCTGCGCTTCTTGTCGGCCGACACCACGGATGAAGCGGTGACCACGTTCCGCAGCGCACACTCGTTCACGGCGGCTTCGCCACGCCTCACCGACCCCACGGAGCTGCCGCGCGTGCTGGCGGCCGCTGGGTATCAGGGTGCCGGCTCGTTGCCCGTGCACGTGCTGGTGGATCCGGGCGGACACGTCCGCTGCGTGCGCGCGGGCTTGGTGGAGGCTCGCCACGTGGAGCGCATCTTGGGGGCGTTGGGCGGCCAGGTGGCTCCGACGATTCGCTGA